A genomic segment from Azospirillum sp. TSH58 encodes:
- a CDS encoding glycoside hydrolase family 2 protein, with amino-acid sequence MARLHAVTGRSVTPLSAGWELCVTEPGGTPAGDWLPAPVPGTVAQALRAAGLYRLGDPLPLHDRDVWYRVTLTGDGPCILRFHGLATVAEVWLDGKRILSSASMFQSHDVPVTLRGTHALRIVFRALNPVLKAQKGRGRWPVRLAGPAGLRAVRTTLLGHMPGWCPPVPAVGPWRPVDLITETGPLRVRAADLRATLDGRDGRLSLALAADWSGSAPPPGWLEVGEARAPLRWTGTGELRGDVRLPEVAPWWPHSHGNPALHTVRAVVGDARIELGRTGFRRIEREPGDGFALRINGERIFCRGACWSSPDVVALPGTRDAYAPWLELARQAGMTMLRVPGIAAYEADAFFDLCDEMGILVWQDFMFANFDYPADEPFLDGARREAAQFLDRVQSAPSLAVLCGGSEAEQQAAMLGLPRERWSQPLFDSVLRDEAERGRPDVPYVANSPTGGPLPFAADAGVTHYYGVGAYLRPLEDARRANVRFASECLAFANMPAAGALPGVPAVHDPRWKARVPRDPGAPWDFEDVRDHYLRGLYGVDPMVLRYEDPDRYARLSRAVTGEVMEAVFAEWRRAGSSCGGGLVWMFQDVWPGAGWGVVDSGRVPKAAWHALRRAFRPVQVLLTDEGVNGLAIHLLNETAAPVEAVLTLTALRRGEVPVLRAERTVTLPPRSVQMVPAASLPDRFVDLTGAYRFGPPAHDVVVAALSDPRSGTPVAEAFHFLQGGRMERAELGLGTRLERTDEGWVLFLSSRRLARSVHIEDDGFRAEEEWFHLPPGRERRVRLVPRHPGAAVPDGEVHALNGLDPTRYRWTA; translated from the coding sequence ATGGCGCGCCTACACGCCGTGACGGGCCGCAGCGTGACGCCCCTGTCCGCGGGGTGGGAGCTGTGCGTGACCGAGCCGGGGGGAACGCCTGCGGGGGACTGGCTGCCCGCCCCGGTGCCCGGCACCGTCGCGCAGGCGTTGCGCGCGGCCGGGCTCTACCGCTTGGGCGATCCGCTTCCCCTGCACGACCGCGACGTCTGGTACCGGGTGACGCTGACCGGTGACGGGCCTTGCATCCTGCGTTTCCATGGCCTCGCCACCGTTGCGGAGGTCTGGCTGGACGGCAAGCGCATCCTGAGCAGCGCCAGCATGTTCCAGAGCCACGACGTTCCGGTGACGTTGCGCGGGACGCACGCGCTGCGCATCGTCTTCCGTGCCCTGAATCCGGTTCTGAAGGCGCAGAAGGGGCGGGGGCGCTGGCCGGTCCGGCTGGCCGGTCCGGCGGGGCTGCGCGCGGTGCGGACGACGCTGCTGGGGCATATGCCCGGCTGGTGCCCGCCCGTGCCGGCGGTCGGTCCCTGGCGCCCGGTGGACCTCATCACGGAAACCGGACCGCTGCGCGTCCGCGCGGCGGATCTGCGCGCCACGCTGGACGGGCGGGACGGCCGGTTATCCCTGGCCCTGGCGGCGGACTGGAGCGGCTCCGCTCCGCCGCCGGGATGGCTGGAGGTGGGGGAGGCGCGGGCGCCGCTCCGCTGGACCGGGACGGGAGAGTTGCGCGGCGACGTCCGCCTGCCGGAGGTCGCGCCCTGGTGGCCGCACAGCCATGGCAACCCGGCGCTCCACACCGTGCGCGCGGTGGTGGGCGACGCCCGCATCGAGCTGGGCCGGACCGGCTTCCGCCGCATCGAGCGGGAGCCCGGTGACGGCTTCGCCCTGCGCATCAACGGGGAGCGCATCTTCTGCCGCGGCGCCTGCTGGAGCAGCCCCGACGTCGTGGCCTTGCCGGGGACGCGGGACGCCTACGCTCCCTGGCTGGAACTGGCGCGGCAGGCCGGCATGACCATGCTGCGGGTGCCGGGCATCGCCGCCTACGAGGCCGACGCCTTCTTCGACCTGTGCGACGAGATGGGGATTCTCGTCTGGCAGGACTTCATGTTCGCCAATTTCGACTATCCGGCCGACGAGCCGTTCCTCGACGGCGCCCGGCGGGAGGCGGCGCAGTTCCTCGACCGGGTCCAGTCGGCGCCGTCGCTGGCCGTGCTGTGCGGCGGCAGCGAGGCGGAGCAGCAGGCGGCCATGCTCGGTTTGCCGCGCGAGCGCTGGAGCCAGCCGCTGTTCGACAGTGTCCTGCGGGACGAGGCGGAGCGGGGACGGCCCGATGTGCCATACGTGGCCAACTCCCCGACCGGCGGGCCGCTACCCTTCGCCGCCGACGCGGGGGTGACCCATTACTACGGCGTCGGCGCCTATCTGCGCCCGCTGGAGGACGCGCGTCGGGCGAATGTTCGCTTCGCCTCCGAATGCCTCGCCTTCGCCAACATGCCGGCGGCCGGGGCGCTGCCCGGCGTGCCGGCGGTTCATGACCCGCGCTGGAAGGCGCGCGTGCCGCGCGACCCCGGCGCCCCGTGGGATTTCGAGGATGTGCGGGACCATTACCTGCGCGGCCTGTACGGCGTCGATCCCATGGTCCTGCGCTACGAGGACCCCGACCGCTACGCGCGGCTGTCCCGCGCGGTGACGGGGGAGGTGATGGAGGCCGTCTTCGCGGAGTGGCGGCGGGCGGGCTCCTCCTGCGGGGGCGGGCTGGTCTGGATGTTCCAGGACGTCTGGCCGGGGGCCGGCTGGGGCGTGGTCGATTCCGGCCGTGTGCCGAAGGCGGCGTGGCACGCCTTGCGCCGCGCCTTCCGGCCCGTGCAGGTGCTGCTGACCGACGAGGGGGTGAACGGGCTGGCGATCCATCTGCTGAACGAGACGGCGGCGCCGGTGGAGGCGGTGCTGACCCTGACCGCCCTGCGGCGGGGCGAGGTGCCGGTGCTGCGGGCCGAGCGGACGGTCACCCTGCCGCCGCGCAGCGTCCAGATGGTTCCGGCTGCCTCGCTGCCCGACCGCTTTGTCGACCTGACCGGCGCCTACCGTTTCGGCCCGCCGGCGCACGACGTGGTGGTGGCGGCGCTGTCCGACCCGCGGTCCGGCACGCCGGTGGCGGAGGCCTTCCATTTTCTCCAGGGCGGGCGGATGGAGCGTGCGGAGCTGGGCCTCGGCACCCGCCTGGAGCGGACGGACGAGGGGTGGGTGCTGTTCCTGTCGAGCCGGCGGCTTGCCCGCTCCGTCCACATCGAGGACGACGGGTTCCGGGCCGAGGAGGAGTGGTTCCATCTGCCGCCAGGACGGGAGCGCCGGGTCCGGCTGGTCCCGCGTCATCCCGGCGCGGCGGTGCCCGATGGCGAGGTCCACGCGTTGAACGGTCTGGACCCGACGCGCTACCGGTGGACCGCATGA
- a CDS encoding acyl-CoA dehydrogenase family protein: protein MRAPAPDSLPAMAAEVAADAAAVAGRHADSVDREARFPAEAFAALKEARLLGLMVPRDFGGGGSGLADAAAVAHALARQCPSTGLIYAMHQIQVACLVRHGQGSDWHRGFLERLAGEQLLLASATTEAGIGGDVRSSACAVEGAGDDATGAAFRLEKQATVISYGTEADAILVTARRTADSPPSDQVIVPVLRGQTRLEEIGGWDTLGMRGTRSIGFRLVAEADRTQILPLPYADISARTMLPVTHILWSSVWLGIATDAVARAAAFIRAEARKRPGTPPPGARRLAEATAGLQTMRGMVRGALARFEEAADDPDRLTAPGFTVAMNTLKTEAAEMVVRIVGQAMLAGGLAAYRNDSPYSLCRHLRDAHSAPLMINNDRILGNTANLLLAHRDNGTLFG, encoded by the coding sequence ATGAGGGCGCCGGCACCGGACAGCTTGCCCGCGATGGCCGCCGAGGTTGCCGCCGATGCCGCGGCCGTCGCCGGGCGCCATGCGGACAGCGTGGACCGCGAGGCGCGCTTTCCCGCCGAAGCCTTCGCCGCCCTGAAGGAGGCGCGGCTGCTCGGCCTGATGGTGCCGCGGGATTTCGGCGGCGGCGGCAGCGGTCTGGCCGATGCGGCGGCGGTGGCCCACGCGCTGGCCCGGCAATGCCCGTCCACCGGGCTGATCTACGCCATGCACCAGATCCAGGTGGCCTGCCTCGTGCGCCATGGGCAGGGCAGCGACTGGCATCGCGGTTTCCTGGAGCGCTTGGCCGGGGAGCAGCTTCTTCTCGCCTCCGCGACGACCGAGGCCGGGATCGGCGGCGACGTCCGCTCCAGCGCCTGCGCGGTCGAAGGCGCGGGCGACGACGCGACGGGCGCGGCCTTCCGGCTGGAAAAGCAGGCGACGGTCATTTCCTACGGGACGGAGGCCGACGCGATCCTGGTGACGGCGCGGCGCACGGCGGACTCGCCGCCCTCCGATCAGGTCATCGTGCCGGTGCTGCGCGGGCAGACGCGGTTGGAGGAGATCGGCGGCTGGGACACGCTGGGCATGCGGGGCACCCGCAGCATCGGCTTCCGTCTGGTGGCGGAGGCCGACCGGACGCAGATCCTGCCGCTGCCCTACGCCGACATCTCCGCCCGCACCATGCTGCCGGTGACCCACATCCTGTGGAGCAGCGTCTGGCTGGGGATCGCGACGGACGCGGTGGCGCGGGCCGCCGCCTTCATCCGGGCGGAGGCGCGCAAGCGCCCCGGCACCCCGCCGCCGGGGGCGCGGCGGCTGGCCGAGGCGACCGCCGGGCTTCAGACCATGCGCGGCATGGTGCGCGGTGCGCTCGCCCGGTTCGAGGAGGCGGCGGACGATCCCGACCGTCTCACCGCGCCGGGCTTCACGGTCGCCATGAACACGCTGAAGACGGAAGCGGCGGAGATGGTGGTGCGGATCGTCGGGCAGGCGATGCTGGCCGGCGGCTTGGCCGCCTACCGCAACGACAGCCCCTACAGCCTGTGCCGCCATCTGCGCGACGCCCACTCGGCGCCGCTGATGATCAACAACGACCGGATACTGGGCAACACGGCGAACCTGCTGCTGGCGCACAGGGACAACGGCACTCTCTTCGGCTGA
- a CDS encoding phage tail protein, producing the protein MEFYLGSVFPFAGNFAPVNTQQCLGQAVNTSQYQALWAVMAGAFGGGQGSPTFNLPDLRGRVMVGPGTSPYTSTTLNNGNAGGTQYTTIIGNNLPMHTHGAAFQGGSAGGTAPFNATVTVPLNPAVGTSNIPSAIPAVLGGQFVDPSTDLSVDGPYIPASSLPTPPTGSSLTGALSSQGTVSGGPTGATVAVSPGGGVVSTPVAINNLQPYQSLFFFIFMLGYFPSRD; encoded by the coding sequence ATGGAATTCTACCTAGGTTCCGTTTTTCCATTCGCCGGCAATTTCGCCCCCGTGAACACGCAGCAATGCCTGGGGCAGGCGGTGAACACGAGCCAGTACCAAGCCCTGTGGGCGGTCATGGCCGGGGCCTTCGGCGGCGGACAGGGCTCCCCGACGTTCAACCTGCCGGACCTGCGCGGCCGCGTGATGGTGGGGCCGGGCACCAGCCCCTACACCAGCACCACGCTCAACAACGGCAACGCGGGCGGGACGCAGTACACGACGATCATCGGCAACAATCTGCCGATGCACACCCACGGGGCCGCCTTCCAGGGTGGCAGCGCGGGCGGCACCGCCCCGTTCAACGCGACGGTCACCGTTCCGCTGAACCCCGCCGTCGGCACCAGCAACATCCCGTCCGCCATTCCCGCGGTGCTGGGCGGCCAGTTCGTCGACCCGAGCACCGACCTGAGCGTCGACGGCCCCTACATCCCGGCCTCCAGCCTGCCGACGCCGCCGACCGGAAGCTCGCTGACAGGCGCGCTCTCCTCGCAGGGCACGGTCAGCGGCGGTCCCACGGGTGCCACCGTTGCGGTGAGCCCGGGCGGCGGCGTCGTCTCAACCCCGGTCGCGATCAACAACCTGCAACCCTACCAGTCGCTGTTCTTCTTCATCTTCATGCTGGGCTATTTCCCGTCGCGTGATTGA
- a CDS encoding amino acid--[acyl-carrier-protein] ligase, with protein MDMRAGSTPAENGQAAFRDALVAAGLLIPTGVDGLYGRSGVFEDVVERFNDLITTWGGDDGADVMRFPPGVARHQFEQSGYLKSFPHLAGTVHAFKGDERAHQSLLRRLEEGEEWTDAQMATNVVLTPAACYPVYPTIAERGPLPADGALVDVYSYCFRHEPSLDPARMQLFRMREYVRAGTPEQVMAFRQSWVERGRALMESLSLPVAVDLANDPFFGRAGRMLAASQRDQGLKFELLIPIASAEQPTACLSFNYHQDHFGLLWDLRTPDGAVAHTACVGFGMERVALALFRHHGFDVKAWPAAVRAVLWG; from the coding sequence ATGGACATGCGGGCAGGAAGTACACCGGCGGAGAATGGGCAGGCGGCGTTCCGCGATGCGCTGGTCGCGGCCGGGCTGCTGATCCCCACGGGGGTCGACGGGCTCTACGGCCGCAGCGGCGTCTTCGAGGATGTCGTGGAGCGCTTCAACGACCTGATCACCACCTGGGGTGGCGACGACGGCGCGGACGTGATGCGCTTTCCTCCGGGGGTGGCCCGCCATCAGTTCGAACAGAGCGGCTATCTGAAGAGCTTTCCGCATCTGGCCGGCACCGTTCACGCCTTCAAGGGCGACGAGCGCGCCCACCAGTCCCTGCTGCGCCGGCTGGAGGAGGGGGAGGAGTGGACCGACGCCCAGATGGCGACCAACGTCGTCCTGACTCCCGCCGCCTGCTACCCCGTCTACCCGACCATCGCGGAGCGCGGGCCGCTGCCCGCCGACGGCGCGCTGGTCGATGTCTATTCCTACTGCTTCCGCCATGAACCGTCGCTGGACCCGGCGCGCATGCAGCTGTTCCGGATGCGCGAATATGTGCGCGCCGGCACGCCGGAGCAGGTCATGGCCTTTCGGCAGAGCTGGGTGGAGCGCGGGCGGGCGCTGATGGAATCGCTCTCCCTGCCGGTGGCGGTCGATCTGGCGAACGACCCCTTCTTCGGGCGGGCCGGCAGGATGCTGGCGGCCAGCCAGCGCGACCAGGGGCTGAAGTTCGAACTGCTGATCCCCATCGCGTCGGCGGAACAGCCCACCGCCTGCCTCAGCTTCAACTACCACCAGGACCATTTCGGGCTGTTGTGGGATCTGCGGACGCCGGACGGTGCCGTCGCCCACACGGCCTGCGTCGGCTTCGGGATGGAGCGGGTGGCGCTGGCGCTGTTCCGCCATCACGGCTTCGATGTGAAGGCGTGGCCGGCCGCCGTGCGCGCCGTCCTGTGGGGCTGA
- a CDS encoding phage tail protein: MEVYLGLVIPFTGAYAPQYTAQCLGQQFQVSQNQALFAITGAMYGGNGTTNFNLPDLRGRVMIGSGTSPYLNNQTLNPGNFGGVANNTLTQQNLPAHIHAATFSPVGSSTSATVTAAAAIPVSTVDGASSTPLGGNNYLGALRFNDTVGAGVELVGPYSSGTAPNGSALVGSATGTVTMGGLTGTVSISAGGGVTNPTPVNNMQPYLALTMLIVTSGIFPMRD, encoded by the coding sequence ATGGAAGTTTACCTCGGCCTGGTCATCCCGTTCACCGGCGCCTACGCTCCGCAATACACGGCCCAGTGTCTGGGCCAGCAGTTTCAGGTCAGCCAGAACCAGGCCCTGTTCGCGATCACCGGCGCGATGTACGGCGGCAACGGCACGACCAACTTCAACCTGCCGGACCTGCGCGGCCGCGTGATGATCGGGTCGGGCACCAGCCCCTACCTCAACAACCAGACGCTCAACCCGGGGAACTTCGGCGGCGTCGCGAACAACACCCTCACCCAGCAGAATCTGCCGGCGCACATCCACGCCGCGACCTTCTCGCCGGTCGGCAGCAGCACCAGCGCGACCGTCACCGCCGCCGCGGCCATCCCGGTGAGCACCGTCGACGGCGCCAGCAGCACCCCGCTGGGCGGCAACAACTATCTCGGCGCCCTCCGGTTCAACGACACCGTCGGCGCCGGCGTCGAGCTGGTGGGTCCCTACAGCTCCGGCACCGCGCCGAACGGCTCGGCCCTGGTCGGTTCGGCCACCGGCACCGTCACGATGGGCGGGCTGACGGGCACGGTCAGCATTTCGGCGGGCGGCGGCGTCACCAACCCGACTCCGGTGAACAACATGCAGCCCTATCTGGCCCTGACCATGCTGATCGTCACCAGCGGCATCTTCCCGATGCGCGACTGA
- a CDS encoding alpha/beta fold hydrolase: MTPDRLTSDAAAPILFEGCFGWLHPAGGRRGVVLCAPYGGEALATHRAWRGFAGALAAAGMPVLRFDYPGTGNSAGEEGDPARLEAWLGGIRAAAAHLRAVAGVEEVALVGLRLGALLAAAAAREVGADSLVLLSPFPSGRAFLQELRAVALLAERPANAPSAVGPEGIDSAGFRLAPETVEALRALDLARMTEAPARRVLILDRPEGRAAVLAERFRALGAAVEEAPFADHARLMTSVQHAALDCPAFARVTAWLTQDMAPPGPVRTVEAPTLRLCFAGAVERPLRFGPGAGLFGILCEPAAATTGRPAVLLLNSGATPHTGTGRMSVRLARRLAARGIASLRLDLGGLGDSASKPGRRDGLIYCRDMVEDARAGLDALAAAGHGAAVAVGLCAGAAVALHVALADPRVVGLALVNPGRFVLGDGVTQEEAIGSAVKPAAAYLPRLTEPAVWRAILRQDRKASRVALGLSERAARRLRIGAGRLRAGLTGRGYARDDLLHAFQALTDRGVLALMVHSEGDVTLGELEAQAGAGGGRLRRMGGLRMERIAGADHSLMERAARERFAGLLDDLLIRIGAGAAGAVRGEGPGPPEGTGALRINHATGNSPA, translated from the coding sequence ATGACGCCCGATCGGCTCACATCCGACGCTGCCGCACCCATTCTGTTCGAAGGCTGTTTCGGCTGGCTGCACCCGGCGGGAGGGCGGCGCGGCGTCGTGCTGTGCGCGCCCTATGGCGGAGAGGCGCTGGCCACCCACCGGGCGTGGCGCGGCTTCGCCGGGGCACTGGCGGCGGCGGGGATGCCGGTTCTGCGCTTCGATTATCCCGGCACCGGAAACAGCGCCGGGGAGGAGGGCGATCCGGCCCGGCTGGAGGCGTGGCTCGGCGGCATCCGCGCCGCGGCCGCCCATCTGCGCGCCGTCGCGGGGGTGGAGGAGGTGGCTCTGGTGGGCTTGCGGCTGGGCGCGCTGCTCGCGGCGGCGGCGGCCCGCGAGGTGGGGGCGGACTCCCTGGTCCTGCTGTCCCCCTTCCCCTCGGGCCGGGCCTTCCTCCAGGAGTTGCGGGCGGTGGCCCTGCTCGCCGAACGGCCGGCGAATGCCCCGTCCGCGGTGGGGCCGGAGGGGATCGACAGCGCCGGCTTCCGTTTGGCTCCGGAAACGGTGGAGGCTCTGCGCGCGCTCGACCTTGCGCGGATGACGGAGGCTCCGGCGCGGCGGGTGCTCATCCTCGATCGCCCGGAGGGCCGCGCCGCCGTTCTGGCGGAGCGGTTCCGTGCTCTGGGCGCCGCGGTGGAGGAGGCGCCCTTTGCCGACCACGCACGGCTGATGACCAGCGTCCAGCACGCGGCCCTGGACTGCCCGGCCTTCGCACGGGTGACGGCCTGGCTGACGCAGGACATGGCGCCCCCGGGGCCGGTCCGGACGGTGGAGGCGCCGACCCTCCGTTTGTGCTTTGCCGGCGCGGTGGAGCGCCCGCTCCGCTTCGGTCCCGGCGCCGGTCTGTTCGGCATCCTCTGCGAGCCTGCCGCCGCGACCACCGGGCGGCCCGCCGTTCTGCTGCTGAACAGCGGCGCCACGCCCCACACCGGCACCGGGCGCATGTCGGTGCGGCTGGCCCGGCGGCTGGCGGCGCGGGGAATCGCCTCGCTGCGCCTCGACCTGGGCGGGCTGGGGGACAGCGCGTCGAAGCCGGGGCGCCGCGACGGGCTGATCTATTGCCGGGACATGGTGGAGGACGCGCGGGCCGGGCTGGACGCGCTGGCGGCGGCGGGGCATGGCGCCGCCGTCGCCGTGGGGCTGTGCGCAGGCGCGGCGGTGGCGCTGCATGTGGCGCTGGCCGACCCGCGGGTGGTCGGGCTGGCGCTGGTCAATCCGGGCCGCTTCGTCCTGGGGGACGGCGTGACGCAGGAGGAGGCCATCGGCAGCGCGGTGAAGCCGGCCGCCGCCTATCTGCCCCGGCTGACCGAGCCGGCGGTGTGGCGGGCCATCCTGCGCCAGGACCGCAAGGCGTCGCGCGTCGCGCTCGGCCTGTCGGAGCGCGCGGCCCGCCGCCTGCGCATCGGGGCCGGGCGGCTGCGCGCCGGGCTGACGGGCCGGGGCTACGCCCGCGACGACCTGCTCCACGCCTTCCAGGCGCTGACCGACCGCGGAGTCCTCGCATTGATGGTGCACAGCGAGGGCGACGTGACGCTGGGCGAGTTGGAGGCCCAGGCCGGGGCGGGCGGCGGGCGTCTGCGCCGGATGGGCGGCTTGAGGATGGAGCGCATCGCCGGAGCCGACCACAGCCTGATGGAGCGCGCCGCACGGGAGCGCTTCGCCGGTCTACTCGATGATCTGCTGATCCGGATCGGTGCGGGCGCGGCAGGCGCCGTGCGCGGGGAAGGCCCCGGCCCACCGGAAGGGACCGGGGCTCTCCGCATCAATCACGCGACGGGAAATAGCCCAGCATGA
- a CDS encoding DUF1839 family protein: MAHPLDRPDRDWAETNCYTDLWLGLLRALGMEPMAALAFTVAQDFEGDQFTFFKVPPEDLRRLYGLEVQELALYDRVETHAAVQVARGRPVLVEVDGYHLPDTRGTSYRAQRVKTTIAILGMDTGARRLDYIHNAGRFTLEGEDYDGLFAPAPLFPYVEFVKRGGPALEGEALMEASRGLLSRHLGRRPVDNPIAAFRAALPEHLETLAARPMDYFHLYAFNTLRQVGANFELLGMYARWIGGPADAAEACATLSATAKAFQFQLARGVHRRRFGDHAEPLEAMERAYDRALGALLRRYG, from the coding sequence ATGGCGCATCCGCTCGACAGGCCGGACCGCGACTGGGCGGAGACCAACTGCTACACCGACCTGTGGCTCGGGCTGCTGCGGGCGCTGGGGATGGAACCGATGGCCGCCCTGGCCTTCACCGTCGCGCAGGATTTCGAAGGCGACCAGTTCACCTTCTTCAAGGTGCCGCCGGAGGACCTGCGCCGCCTCTATGGGCTGGAGGTGCAGGAACTCGCCCTCTACGACCGGGTGGAGACCCACGCGGCGGTGCAGGTGGCGCGCGGCCGCCCGGTGCTGGTGGAGGTGGACGGCTATCACCTGCCCGACACGCGGGGAACCTCGTATCGCGCGCAGCGCGTCAAGACGACCATCGCGATCCTCGGCATGGACACGGGCGCGCGGCGGCTCGACTACATCCACAACGCCGGGCGCTTCACGCTGGAGGGGGAGGATTACGACGGCCTGTTCGCCCCCGCCCCCCTGTTCCCCTATGTGGAGTTCGTGAAGCGCGGCGGTCCGGCCTTGGAGGGGGAGGCCCTGATGGAGGCGTCCCGCGGGCTGCTGTCCCGCCATCTGGGCCGCCGTCCGGTGGACAACCCCATCGCCGCCTTCCGCGCCGCCTTGCCCGAGCATTTGGAAACGCTGGCCGCCCGGCCCATGGACTATTTCCATCTCTACGCCTTCAACACGCTGCGGCAGGTGGGGGCGAATTTCGAGCTTCTCGGGATGTATGCGCGCTGGATCGGCGGGCCGGCGGACGCGGCGGAGGCCTGCGCCACCCTCTCCGCCACCGCCAAGGCGTTTCAGTTCCAGCTCGCGCGCGGCGTGCACCGGCGGCGCTTCGGCGATCACGCGGAACCGCTGGAGGCGATGGAGCGCGCCTACGACCGGGCGCTCGGCGCGCTGCTCCGCCGTTACGGGTGA
- a CDS encoding OsmC family protein — translation MAVRQSDAEWRGNLAQGSGTMRLGSGAFEGAYSFPSRFENGTGTNPEELIAAAHAGCFSMALSAGLSKAGHTPTRVHTTARVHLDKAGEGFAITKIELDCEAEIPGIDAETFRQQADGAKKNCPVSKALAGTEITLNARLL, via the coding sequence ATGGCTGTGCGGCAATCGGATGCGGAATGGCGCGGCAATCTCGCCCAGGGGTCGGGCACCATGCGGCTGGGCAGCGGCGCGTTCGAAGGCGCCTATTCCTTTCCGTCGCGCTTCGAGAACGGCACCGGCACCAACCCGGAGGAGTTGATCGCCGCCGCCCATGCCGGCTGCTTCTCCATGGCGCTGTCCGCCGGGCTGTCCAAGGCCGGACACACGCCGACGCGCGTGCACACCACCGCCCGCGTCCATCTGGACAAGGCCGGCGAGGGGTTCGCCATCACCAAAATCGAACTGGATTGCGAGGCCGAGATCCCCGGCATCGACGCCGAGACCTTCCGGCAGCAGGCCGACGGCGCCAAGAAGAACTGCCCGGTGTCCAAGGCGCTGGCCGGAACGGAGATCACCCTGAACGCCCGGCTTCTGTGA
- a CDS encoding acyl carrier protein, with translation MAAGTAPRGGDAPAVSAADIRALLAESGWLATDASSLADEDDLYAAGLTSHGSVNLMLALEERYGVEFPEHLLRRRTFESIAAIRSAVAGLLGGAPGGLGAG, from the coding sequence ATCGCGGCTGGGACGGCGCCGCGGGGCGGCGATGCCCCGGCGGTCAGCGCCGCCGACATCCGGGCGCTTCTGGCCGAGAGCGGCTGGCTGGCCACCGACGCCTCCAGCCTGGCCGACGAGGACGATCTCTACGCCGCCGGACTGACCTCCCACGGGTCGGTGAACCTGATGCTGGCGCTGGAGGAGCGCTACGGCGTCGAGTTCCCGGAACATCTGCTGCGCCGCCGCACCTTCGAGAGCATCGCGGCGATCCGTTCCGCGGTCGCCGGTTTGCTGGGCGGCGCGCCGGGCGGGTTGGGGGCTGGATGA
- a CDS encoding GNAT family N-acetyltransferase gives MAVLNGSLPLLGGLTVRFPRPSDDDFLMGLFMDARPWLAKAHHDRDFIRTLYEQQYSARRMGQETRYPEHLDFVVEKTGQPVGRIVMDLGRYDWRVSEVEIHRLARGKGIGTDLLRSIQGTAAQMRIPITLSVAEVDTRVHWFYHRLGFDLLAKTSPSLELIWLPPGHPGIQHLPPQILPAQMQQGGAS, from the coding sequence ATGGCCGTTCTGAATGGGTCGCTGCCGCTGCTCGGCGGATTGACGGTGCGGTTCCCCCGGCCGTCGGACGACGATTTCCTGATGGGCCTGTTCATGGACGCGCGCCCTTGGCTGGCCAAGGCGCATCACGACCGGGACTTCATCCGGACGCTCTACGAACAGCAGTACAGCGCCCGGCGGATGGGCCAGGAAACCCGCTATCCGGAGCATCTGGATTTCGTCGTCGAGAAGACGGGCCAGCCGGTGGGGCGGATCGTCATGGATCTGGGGCGCTACGACTGGCGGGTGTCGGAGGTGGAAATCCACCGTCTGGCCCGTGGCAAGGGCATCGGCACCGATCTTTTGCGCAGTATCCAGGGAACCGCGGCGCAAATGCGCATCCCGATCACCTTGTCTGTGGCCGAGGTGGACACGCGCGTTCATTGGTTCTACCACCGGCTGGGCTTCGATCTTCTGGCGAAGACGTCGCCGTCTCTGGAACTGATCTGGCTTCCGCCCGGCCATCCGGGAATTCAGCACCTGCCGCCGCAGATCCTGCCAGCCCAGATGCAGCAGGGCGGCGCGTCCTGA